Proteins found in one Aspergillus puulaauensis MK2 DNA, chromosome 8, nearly complete sequence genomic segment:
- a CDS encoding CCCH zinc finger DNA binding protein (COG:S;~EggNog:ENOG410PNNW;~InterPro:IPR000571;~go_function: GO:0046872 - metal ion binding [Evidence IEA]), translating into MILNIEALSRRYQELRAAEDSKDRIIEDLLENIKQLGSKHAKAVDDYDDQKRATSSLREDIKKYKLDIDAMKRGQDKLSFVSVIVDGDGMNVRRSVLPTVDSSNFPQFLESLVQDGKHGGDRAARRLIEASDDHVQNTEPAAPSNTCYKIRVYANVAGLTKAYRGDKILDYDQDLTSFIQGFNKAHPLCDFVDVGDGKECCDVKMRALLERDLVDIHCQRVLFCASADNGYAPVLRQYRGSSRISLVEGPPFARDMKELASDFKTTSFPSVFMARKLNETQRASSGSVSTATSTTTTISSGSPTPNYASAAAKPAPALQFPFPPAKGRQEPMISLRLSLYVNDLDQRVDWPLKTSPKQTVASLKARKLCNRFHILGDCPYGIFCSHEHGIAPSRQEVVDLMYIARSSPCGEGVYCRDVKCLSGHRCAFGESCINKQECRFDSSMHAVALDNFNRIEEYPLD; encoded by the exons ATGATCCTTAACATTGAAGCCCTCAGCAGGAGGTATCAGGAACTGCGAGCTGCCGAGGATAGCAAGGACAGGATTATCGAG GATTTACTTGAAAATATTAAACAACTTGGGTCCAAACATGCAAAGGCAGTGGACGACTATGACGACCAGAAAAGGGCCACAAGCTCGCTGAGGGAAGACATTAAGAAATACAAGCTTGATATTGATGCAATGAAACGGGGTCAG GATAAATTGAGTTTTGTTTCTGTTATCGTCGACGGGGATGGCATGAATGTACGCCGTTCCGTCCTCCCTACAGTGGACAGTTCTAACTTCCCTCAGTTTCTAGAGAGCCTTGTACAGGACGGAAAGCACGGAGGTGATAGAGCTGCACGACGCTTGATTGAAGCTTCCGACGATCACGTCCAAAACACTGAGCCAGCTGCTCCTTCCAACACCTGCTATAAGATCCGAGTGTACGCCAATGTTGCTGGCCTGACTAAAGCTTACCGAGGCGACAAGATTCTGGACTACGATCAGGATTTGACTTCATTTATCCAGGGATTCAACAAAGCCCATCCCTTGTGCGATTTTGTTGATGTCGGGGACGGGAAGGAGTGTTGTGATGTGAAAATGCGAG ctcttcttgAGCGAGACCTTGTTGATATTCATTGTCAACGGGTTTTGTTTTGCGCATCTGCAGACAATGGCTATGCACCGGTCCTGCGCCAGTACCGGGGATCAAGCCGGATCTCCCTGGTCGAGGGACCGCCATTTGCGCGAGATATGAAGGAGTTAGCAAGTGACTTTAAAACTACGTCTTTTCCAAGCGTTTTCATGGCTAGAAAACTGAACGAGACTCAAAGGGCGTCCTCTGGTTCTGTGtccacagcaacaagcaCGACCACCACAATTTCCTCAGGATCACCAACCCCAAATTATGCGTCCGCGGCAGCAAAGCCAGCCCCTGCCCTGCAATTCCCATTTCCACCGGCAAAAGGCCGCCAGGAACCCATGATCAGCCTAAGGCTGTCACTTTATGTGAATGACCTGGACCAGAGAGTTGACTGGCCCCTGAAAACGTCACCAAAACAAACTGTCGCATCGTTGAAAGCGCGGAAACTTTGCAACAGATTTCACATCCTGGGGGATTGTCCGTACGGGATCTTCTGTTCACACGAGCATGGAATTGCGCCCAGCCGCCAGGAAGTCGTGGACTTGATGTACATCGCGAGATCCAGCCCGTGTGGAGAGGGCGTTTACTGCCGCGACGTTAAATGTCTTTCAGGGCATCGGTGTGCATTTGGGGAGAGTTGCATTAACAAGCAGGAGTGTAGGTTTGATTCAAGTATGCATGCTGTTGCGTTGGATAATTTCAACCGGATCGAGGAGTACCCATTGGATTAG
- a CDS encoding uncharacterized protein (COG:E;~EggNog:ENOG410PJ18;~InterPro:IPR013057;~PFAM:PF01490;~TransMembrane:11 (i44-69o75-95i123-145o151-171i183-204o224-245i266-287o307-332i353-374o380-400i412-437o)): MADSIHPVEERSPEKSSKMLEHAPIAEDAVFGEITEQGPNYRDVGWMGTVALMMKTQFGLGVLAIPGVLDTLGMIPGIICICVIATMGTWSNYVIGTFKLNHPEVYGIDDAGALMFGRIGREVFGVGVCIYWIFASGSGLLSTSIGLNAVSAHGTCTAVFVAVAAIASFALASVRTLGKMKWIAWIGLVCVFVAVMMVTIAVGLQSKPSTVPKDEPWASDYKLVGSPSFSSAISAVCSIVFAYSGTPGFFPIAAEMRDPSMYTRPLLICQGSITAIYISVGTVIYYYCGSYVASPALGSAGVLIKKVSYGIALPGLVVSTIVVLHFAGKYLFVRILRGSRHLTANTPTHWLTWLACTFAVTMSSYLIASGIPIFSDLVSLIGALLGTLMSFQPMGCMWLYDNWRSGKEQPTVKWGFLVVFNVMLVLLGSFLMVAATYGSVVNIIASSKAASGSSAWSCADNSNS, encoded by the exons ATGGCGGACTCAATACATCCAGTGGAGGAGAGGTCGCCGGAAAAGTCATCCAAGATGCTTGAGCATGCCCCCATAGCGGAAGATGCAGTGTTCGGTGAAATCACAGAGCAGGGGCCGAACTACAGAGAC GTTGGATGGATGGGCACCGTGgctctgatgatgaagactCAGTTTGGCCTGGGCGTCCTTGCCATCCCTGGGGTGCTTGATACTCTGGGCATGATTCCCGGCATCATTTGCATCTGCGTGATCGCAACCATGGGCACCTGGTCCAACTACGTTATCGGCACTTTCAAGCTGAATCACCCCGAGGTCTATGGCATTGACGACGCAGGCGCCTTGATGTTTGGTCGAATAGGGCGAGAGGTctttggtgttggagttTGCATTT ATTGGATATTCGCTTCAGGCTCTGGTCTACTGAGCACTTCAATTGGCCTGAACGCTGTGTCAGCACATGGAACCTGTACTGCTGTCTTCGTTGCAGTGGCGGCCATTGCCTCCTTTGCCCTGGCCAGCGTCCGCACTCTTGGAAAGATGAAATGGATTGCCTGGATTGGTCTGGTCTGTGTCTTTGTTGCTG TTATGATGGTAACCATCGCAGTCGGTCTCCAGAGCAAGCCATCTACAGTCCCCAAAGATGAACCATGGGCATCGGACTACAAACTAGTCGGCAGTCCCTCGTTCAGCAGCGCAATTTCCGCCGTTTGTTCCATTGTGTTTGCGTACTCCGGCACTCCTG GATTCTTCCCAATAGCCGCCGAGATGCGAGATCCTTCGATGTACACCCGACCCCTTCTGATCTGCCAGGGCTCCATCACTGCGATCTATATCTCCGTCGGAACCgttatatactactattgCGGCTCCTACGTTGCATCACCAGCGCTCGGATCAGCCGGGGTGTTGATCAAGAAAGTCTCATACGGAATCGCACTTCCCGGTCTGGTCGTCAGTACAATTGTTGTCCTTCAC TTCGCAGGAAAGTACCTTTTCGTGCGCATCCTACGAGGGTCTAGGCATCTCACCGCAAACACGCCCACGCACTGGCTAACCTGGCTCGCCTGTACATTCGCTGTCACCATGTCATCCTACCTCATTGCCAGTGGCATCCCTATTTTCAGTGATCTGGTCTCGCTGATCGGTGCCTTGCTTGGAACTCTCATGTCATTCCAGCCGATGGGGTGTATGTGGCTGTACGACAATTGGAGAAGCGGCAAAGAGCAGCCAACCGTAAAATGGGGATTCCTAGTGGTTTTTAATGTTATGCTTGTATTGCTCGGGTCTTTCCTCATGGTTGCTGCGACATACGGGTCTGTTGTCAACATTATTGCATCGAGCAAGGCGGCCTCGGGAAGCTCGGCGTGGTCCTGCGCTGATAACTCGAATTCGTGA
- a CDS encoding uncharacterized protein (COG:E;~EggNog:ENOG410PUKA;~InterPro:IPR006076,IPR036188;~PFAM:PF01266;~go_function: GO:0016491 - oxidoreductase activity [Evidence IEA];~go_process: GO:0055114 - oxidation-reduction process [Evidence IEA]) — translation MSVEKYDVAVVGLGALGSSAAYQAAIKGAKVIGFEQYEFGHVKGASHDTSRIVRTSYGAPEFMALARSAYKDWAEIERRSGMQMLTITGGVVFLPKDGPNGSHTFTSSLGANGIPYELLNAAEANHRWPGFNVPDSVDTVYTPDTGIAHAAKSVTTIQYLARGAGATLKDHTRVDGVIPQAGGGVLVRTSKGDFYAKKAIIAADAWTNKLLKPLGVELPITVMQEQVTYYKPKREHEARFESDKFPVWIWGGADSTEKWFYGFPLYGEPALKAGQDAGRNDMTPEERTWVPSERLRKELNTFVDGLIPDHGEELRTVTCQYTITPDRQFIISPMERHKDVIVALGNAHAFKFAPAIGRVTAELALEGKTTDDISKFGFPQPTTSKL, via the coding sequence ATGTCAGTTGAGAAATACGACGTTGCCGTTGTAGGCCTCGGGGCCCTGGGCAGCTCAGCAGCATACCAAGCCGCTATCAAAGGCGCCAAAGTCATTGGCTTCGAACAGTACGAGTTTGGACACGTGAAGGGCGCATCCCACGACACATCTCGCATTGTGCGCACCTCCTATGGTGCCCCTGAGTTCATGGCTCTCGCCCGCTCAGCCTATAAGGACTGGGCCGAGATCGAGAGACGGTCTGGCATGCAGATGCTCACCATCACTGGCGGCGTTGTCTTTCTCCCCAAGGACGGACCAAACGGCTCTCACACCTTCACAAGCAGCCTCGGTGCCAACGGCATCCCATACGAGCTGTTAAACGCCGCCGAAGCAAACCATCGGTGGCCTGGTTTCAATGTTCCGGACAGCGTTGATACCGTCTACACGCCAGACACGGGCATTGCGCATGCGGCCAAATCAGTCACAACTATCCAGTACCTCGCTCGCGGTGCCGGTGCCACCTTGAAGGATCACACCCGGGTCGACGGCGTAATACCACAAGCTGGCGGCGGCGTCCTCGTCAGGACATCCAAGGGGGATTTCTACGCCAAAAaggccatcatcgccgccgacGCCTGGACCAACAAACTCCTCAAACCACTTGGCGTCGAGCTACCCATTACGGTCATGCAGGAGCAAGTCACATACTACAAGCCCAAGCGCGAGCACGAGGCCCGATTCGAGAGCGACAAGTTCCCCGTCTGGATCTGGGGCGGTGCCGATTCGACGGAGAAATGGTTCTACGGATTTCCTTTGTACGGCGAGCCAGCACTTAAGGCTGGGCAGGATGCTGGGCGAAATGATATGACGCCCGAAGAGCGTACTTGGGTTCCGTCAGAGAGATTGCGTAAGGAGCTGAACACGTTCGTTGACGGTCTTATTCCCGACCATGGTGAGGAGCTGCGGACGGTGACCTGCCAATACACAATTACTCCCGATCGGCAGTTCATTATCAGCCCGATGGAGAGGCACAAAGACGTTATTGTTGCGCTTGGAAATGCGCATGCTTTCAAGTTTGCGCCGGCTATTGGTCGCGTAACTGCTGAGCTGGCACTGGAAGGAAAGACGACGGATGATATTTCGAAATTCGGGTTCCCTCAACCTACCACAAGCAAGTTGTAA
- a CDS encoding Zn(II)2Cys6 transcription factor (COG:K;~EggNog:ENOG410PMZT;~InterPro:IPR036864,IPR007219,IPR001138;~PFAM:PF00172,PF04082;~go_function: GO:0000981 - DNA-binding transcription factor activity, RNA polymerase II-specific [Evidence IEA];~go_function: GO:0003677 - DNA binding [Evidence IEA];~go_function: GO:0008270 - zinc ion binding [Evidence IEA];~go_process: GO:0006351 - transcription, DNA-templated [Evidence IEA];~go_process: GO:0006355 - regulation of transcription, DNA-templated [Evidence IEA]) has translation MDLPPDKPGPSSVRRKNTSKACDECRRRRAKCDGQRPVCSRCQVRSLSCQYRVQEDGRRPAPKSYVEMLRGRIDLLEGILRSHSIDVDATIAALRLPKDGTAAPTTGGPDDSGVEELSAAFEGAFSLDESINYDQDGEIRYYGATSGRLGFQSPKESANCSSVSGSSHSRACNNPVMTRMKYDSFLKTMGQDSTPEPLKEHLISLYFKWQNPWFQVVSEKLFRESEKNGGRYCSPLLLTCILAVGSRFTDRPDVRSDPDDPNTAGSVFVENAESLLHYDLKWPSLTTIQALGIMIEIYTSTGQDAAAWLYQGMANRLALDMGLNLDGETLIESECITREEVELRRQIFWALYCDDKLSAAYTGRVCTMLEVQHKLNLPTVPSPGSSNAINPYVPTLLLRALIRLSQITEKTILGLYAPNASHRKSPDILSFIESRILDLQTWYYDLPSELRIERASSANTQPQVYTLHMVYHTNYILLLRPLTSGLSAVAHGKVAAHAQKASSMSLKAAKQICLIGKKYQQVFGSFRRSPVTATHCSLSAAVVLVHAEMVQARPDAGASISSDLQTLLNILGELSISWDIARRIRRSLIETLEKKYPGVYSHDLPDTVTSSHISTEGVQVPSSAFISEPLNVAGPEIHDSGVSHDADIGQFADKANLLGDLMSYPGFLESVPETGTSAKGLMEAANDIDPFSESLHWPAFTDLDVDLNNAGALPGDYHFFDSLSHLNADGSMGWDRL, from the exons ATGGATCTGCCTCCCGACAAACCTGGCCCTTCTTCGGTTAGGCGCAAGAACACCTCCAAGGCCTGTGATGAATGCCGCCGCCGGAGAGCAAAG TGTGATGGTCAGCGCCCGGTATGCTCGCGCTGTCAAGTGCGGTCCTTAAGCTGTCAGTACCGCGTCCAGGAGGATGGGCGCAGACCTGCTCCGAAATCGTATGTGGAAATGCTACGAGGACGGATTGATCTGCTAGAAGGCATTCTGCGCTCTCACTCAATCGATGTTGATGCCACTATTGCTGCATTACGCCTACCAAAGGATGGGACTGCCGCTCCTACTACTGGGGGCCCTGACGATTCTGGTGTGGAGGAGCTGAGTGCGGCATTTGAAGGTGCATTCTCCCTGGACGAGTCTATTAACTATGACCAAGACGGAGAGATTCGCTACTATGGCGCGACGAGTGGGCGTCTGGGGTTCCAGTCACCGAAAGAGAGTGCGAATTGTTCCTCCGTATCAGGCTCATCGCACAGCCGCGCTTGCAATAACCCTGTTATGACTCGTATGAAGTATGATAGTTTTTTGAAGACAATGGGCCAGGACTCGACCCCCGAACCACTCAAAGAACACCTAATTTCTCTTTACTTTAAATGGCAGAATCCATGGTTCCAGGTTGTCAGCGAGAAGCTGTTTCGGGAAAGCGAGAAGAACGGTGGCCGATATTGCAGCCCGCTGCTGTTGACCTGCATACTCGCCGTGGGTTCTCGATTTACTGACAGGCCCGATGTTCGCTCTGACCCGGACGATCCAAACACCGCTGGGTCTGTATTTGTGGAGAATGCCGAGTCGCTGCTTCACTATGATTTGAAATGGCCCAGCCTGACGACCATTCAAGCCTTAGGCATCATgatagaaatatataca AGCACCGGACAAGATGCCGCGGCGTGGCTCTATCAAGGAATGGCCAACCGGCTTGCGCTTGACATGGGCCTTAACCTCGACGGTGAGACCCTGATCGAATCAGAGTGTATAACGCGGGAGGAGGTTGAGTTACGGCGGCAGATATTCTGGGCGTTATACTGTGATGATAAGCTGTCAGCGGCCTACACAGGCAGAGTCTGTACAATGCTG GAAGTCCAGCACAAGCTCAACCTTCCCACAGTTCCAAGCCCTGGAAGCTCGAATGCTATAAACCCTTATGTGCCGACTCTCCTGCTCCGAGCTCTAATTCGCCTGTCCCAAATAACAGAGAAGACGATACTTGGGTT ATATGCCCCGAATGCCAGCCATCGCAAATCCCCCGACATCCTGTCATTTATCGAATCGCGCATCCTTGATCTCCAGACATGGTATTATGACCTGCCATCGGAGCTGCGGATTGAACGCGCTTCATCTGCAAATACACAGCCACAGGTGTATACACTGCATATGGTGTATCACACCAACTATATCCTGCTTCTGAGGCCCCTGACATCTGGCCTGTCTGCTGTTGCACATGGCAAGGTTGCAGCCCATGCACAAAAGGCTAGCTCAATGAGCCTTAAGGCAGCGAAGCAAATATGTCTGATAGGTAAAAAATATCAACAAGTCTTTGGCTCCTTTCGTCGGAGTCCGGTTACGGCAACCCACTGTTCGCTTTCGGCAGCGGTGGTCCTAGTCCATGCGGAAATGGTGCAGGCTCGACCTGACGCAGGAGCAAGCATTTCTAGCGATCTCCAGACCCTGTTGAATATATTAGGAGAACTATCAATATCGTGGGACATTGCGCGACGCATACGTCGGAGCCTGATAGAGACATTGGAGAAGAAATATCCTGGCGTTTATTCTCACGATTTGCCAGATACGGTGACTAGTAGCCATATATCAACTGAAGGAGTCCAGGTACCAAGCTCGGCTTTTATATCGGAACCTTTGAATGTCGCTGGCCCGGAGATACACGACAGTGGTGTTTCTCATGATGCCGATATAGGACAATTCGCGGACAAAGCCAACTTGCTGGGAGATCTGATGTCCTATCCAGGTTTCTTGGAATCGGTCCCAGAGACAGGGACGTCAGCCAAAGGCCTAATGGAAGCAGCGAATGATATCGATCCATTCAGCGAGTCCCTCCATTGGCCAGCGTTTACAGATTTGGACGTCGATTTGAACAATGCCGGTGCATTACCCGGTGATTATCACTTCTTCGACTCGCTCAGCCATCTTAATGCGGATGGCAGCATGGGATGGGATAGGCTTTGA
- a CDS encoding FAD-binding oxidoreductase (CAZy:AA7;~COG:C;~EggNog:ENOG410PWHK;~InterPro:IPR006094,IPR036318,IPR016166,IPR016167, IPR016169;~PFAM:PF01565;~go_function: GO:0016491 - oxidoreductase activity [Evidence IEA];~go_function: GO:0050660 - flavin adenine dinucleotide binding [Evidence IEA];~go_function: GO:0071949 - FAD binding [Evidence IEA];~go_process: GO:0055114 - oxidation-reduction process [Evidence IEA]): MASVADPDLTTLRSLLSDNEIISPESPDYIESSKTWASQKQYRPRLVVRPTSIESLSKTIAHLYSTKLDFAIYGHGFMSASAKDVVVNISCFDEFHLNKSSTSATVGAGQTWEQVYQKLEEQAPEYGIVGARTPSVGVGGTILNGGWSWLSGEFGCISDPINFLDAQVVKYDGSVVWASSEPDLMWALRGGGGGFGVLVNAVLRVFPYPRDIWTGSILVPSEHLEQVAEGVSNFASHESDPKVTMFLYVLKEKVLKSIAPEATSDMMVIHAFDANGEAHGRESFKWALDIPGAIDQTKMSTLAGVAELQKSVSNVKGTMAQYWAPFVLQDIPKEIVMKSVKWMQGLNDIDEAIADSTYLIFEVFCTRDPPGPISEVAWPRPPRSKHILLFGPGCPAAEAQDKAAIARKLAIEVPTAVLGSDQEVHILPNGAEEYHDSKKIWGPHFEKLQTVRRRYDPQCRFRAPVECEN; the protein is encoded by the exons ATGGCCTCGGTCGCAGACCCCGATTTGACGACCCTCCGGTCGCTGCTCTCCGACAATGAAATAATTAGTCCAGAATCACCAGATTACATCGAAAGCAGCAAGACGTGGGCTTCCCAGAAGCAATACCGTCCCCGCCTCGTCGTGCGACCGACGTCCATTGAATCGCTCAGCAAGACCATCGCTCATCTATACTCGACAAAGCTCGACTTCGCCATctatggccatggattcaTGTCTGCGTCCGCCAAGGACGTGGTCGTGAATATTTCCTGCTTTGATGAATTCCATCTCAACAAGTCTTCGACGTCGGCCACCGTTGGCGCCGGCCAGACGTGGGAGCAGGTCTACCAGAAACTAGAGGAACAGGCACCGGAATATGGCA TCGTCGGCGCCCGTACACCATCCGTGGGAGTCGGTGGAACTATTCTCAACGGCGGCTGGTCTTGGCTTTCCGGCGAGTTTGGCTGCATCTCTGACCCGATCAACTTCCTGGACGCACAGGTCGTCAAGTATGATGGTTCGGTTGTTTGGGCTTCGTCAGAGCCAGATTTAATGTGGGCGCTtcgtggcggaggaggcggttTTGGAG TCCTCGTCAACGCGGTGCTCCGTGTGTTCCCCTATCCTCGCGATATTTGGACTGGGTCGATCCTAGTCCCCAGTGAGCATCTGGAACAGGTGGCCGAGGGAGTTTCCAACTTCGCCTCTCATGAGTCCGATCCCAAGGTCACCATGTTCTTATACGTTCTGAAAGAAAAGGTGCTTAAATCGATCGCGCCAGAGGCCACGTCCGACATGATGGTGATTCATGCGTTTGATGCTAACGGTGAAGCCCACGGCCGAGAGAGCTTTAAATGGGCATTGGACATTCCTGGTGCTATAGATCAAACCAAGATGAGCACCTTGGCCGGTGTGGCGGAACTACAGA AGAGTGTTTCCAACGTGAAAGGAACGATGGCCCAGTACTGGGCTCCGTTCGTGCTCCAGGACATCCCAAAGGAGATTGTCATGAAATCTGTCAAATGGATGCAGGGCCTTAATGATATCGACGAAGCAATTGCTGACTCGACGTACCTTATCTTTGAAGTATTCTGCACA CGAGACCCCCCTGGGCCTATATCTGAGGTTGCCTGGCCCAGACCTCCTCGCAGCAAACATATTCTCCTCTTTGGCCCTGGATGTCCGGCCGCTGAGGCCCAAGATAAGGCGGCCATTGCTCGCAAGTTGGCAATTGAAGTACCCACCGCAGTGTTGGGTAGCGACCAAGAGGTGCACATTCTACCTAATGGGGCTGAAGAGTACCATGACTCGAAAAAG ATCTGGGGTCCGCATTTTGAGAAGCTACAGACTGTGAGGAGGCGATATGATCCACAGTGCAGGTTCAGAGCCCCAGTCGAGTGTGAAAATTAG
- a CDS encoding uncharacterized protein (COG:J;~EggNog:ENOG410PR68;~InterPro:IPR006175,IPR035959;~PFAM:PF01042) yields MSMKQYAYKGFGANNLKSHWYSSAVRTGDFIHCAGQGGYLDEKGTQPHTVPEQIDQAFVNVDTALKDAGSAGWSQVYRVNSFHIALDDEAQDAMVRNFKKWMPDNHPTWTCVQVSRLGGPRMWVEIEVSAYDPEGAKKEGTSKA; encoded by the exons ATGTCTATGAAGCAGTACGCCTACAAAGGATTTGGCGCCAACAATCTGAAGAGCCACTGGTACTCCTCCGCCGTTCGCACTGGAGACTTTATCCACTGTGCCGGCCAGG GCGGGTATCTTGACGAAAAAGGGACCCAGCCACACACCGTCCCTGAGCAGATCGACCAGGCCTTTGTAAATGTTGATACGGCCCTGAAGGATGCAGGCAGCGCTGGCTGGTCCCAGGTCTACCGGGTCAATTCGTTTCATATCGCCTTGGATGATGAGGCCCAGGACGCCATGGTTCGGAACTTCAAGAAGTGGATGCCCGATAACCATCCCACTTGGACTTGTGTCCAGGTTAGTCGTCTTGGTGGACCGCGGATGtgggttgagattgaggtCTCGGCGTATGATCCAGAGGGTGCTAAGAAGGAGGGAACAAGTAAGGCTTGA